The sequence GCGTCGGATCGGACGTGGTGTCACTGTACCAAAACGCTGAAAAATGGAGGCTGAGCCAATGAAACGCCGCATAAGCTTGGCCATCGCGGCCTTGATGTTCTTGTTCACCGTCGCTGGTTCGAGGTATCTGTCGGCGCTCGCACCGATGGCCGACTCGGTGGCCGACGAGAGTGCCACGCCAGCCGCTGATTCGTCGGCAGCCAGCGCTGAATCGGTCGCTCGCGCGCCAGCGGCCGGCACTGACGAAGAAACCGATCTGCTAGCCGAGATTGAAGAGCGTCCCGAAGAACCTCCGCCGTTCGATTTCTCGCCGTACCGCGTGCTGATTTGGATCGCATCGGACAACCCTCGCATTGATGCCGACTCGTTGCGTGAGGACCTAATGAAGTATCTCGATCGCGACTTTCGCTCGGTATGGCGAACAGTGATCGCTGACGCACCGCCTGGAGTCGCGTCGATAGCGAGACGGGACCTAGCCTCGATCACATTTGATTCGATTGCGGCAGCGGACCCGGTCATTGCGCTCAAACGTGACCATCCCGATTCGGTACGTGTTCACTTTGCGTCCGATGCAGGGCGTTTTCTGAGTCAGATTCTTGGTACGCAAGGGCGTGTGCAGGATATCATTCGCCGCATTGAAAAGGATCCAGAATCCAAAACGACGCCGGCCAAATTTGCTTGGCGAGCGAAGCTTCGCCCGATTTCTGGGGACGCCGTCGATCTGCGAGAGATGTGGAACGACAAATCCACCGAGGCACTGTTGGTGTCGCGGGGCATGGGCGATTCTCTGACCGACCCAGAAGCCAAACTCATTGTGCCACCGCTGGAAGGACAGGTGATCGAAGCGATCGAGCAGTTCGACAAGATTTATGTGGTGCGGTTGCAAACCAGGGTCGCGCCGGCAACGGTCGATGTCGTCGAGCTAGACACATTAATGCAATATTTCGGTGACGTGGTCCACCATGAGATGATTTCGCCCAGCGATATCGCCATGTCGATCGGCATCGCCGTCCGCGATGCGTTTTCGCCCGTGGTTCGAATCGATGATGCTGGCAGGAGTTCAGCCGTCGGTCTGGTGAGGGCAGCTGGTCTGGCACTCGATCCGGATTCCCCCATTCATCTGCGCGTGGGGGAAGTACTCGTCCCGCTGGTCCGCAAAGATGATCGCAATGGCCGCCCGCTTACCCTCGGCCCTCTCGATTTTGCGTCGTTGTATGTCACGGAAAAAGACGAGCACTCGGTCAAGATGGATTTTTACACAGGCCGCATGACCACGTTGCAGGGACGTAAGAACAATCGTACGCACCGGATGGGGTTACGACTTAAACCACGCCGTGATAGTACGATGTTGCGGTTGCACGCCAAAGGCAAGCCGAATGAACCATTGATCGGCTACGAGCTCTACGATAAGGAGCTTGATAGCACGAGCATGACCTTTGTGGGCCGGACAGACTGGGACGGTCGATTGCCCGTTGAAAAAATCGATCGCCCACTTCGCCTGCTCTACGTCAAGAATGGTGGTGCGATCCTGGCAAGACTGCCTATCGTGCCTGGGCAGCATGATCTCGTGGTCGCCGATCTCGCCGGGGATGACATGCGACTGCAGGCCGAAGCTTATATCCGCGGCGTACAGAATGCGATCGTCGATCTGGTGGCTATTCGCGAGCTATTCAAGGCCCGGATCAACATGCGCATCAAGGAAGGCAACCTGAAGGAAGCCGACGAGTTGCTCGAGACGTTGCGGAATGAACCTTCCAACGAGAAGATTGCTAATGACATGGGCGTGAAGCAGACCATGTTCCTCAAAGCGATTGGGCGCAATCCCAATCAGCAGCGCAAGGTCGACGAGATGTTTAGCGAGACGCGGGAGCTGCTATCGAAACAGATCAACCCCAGAATCATCAACGATCTCGAAATGGCGTTGATCGAGGCCAAGCAGGCCGGTGAGACACCACCGCCCGAGGAACCCGCACCAAGCGACGCGCCGCCGGCGGTCGAAGCCGAGCCGCCTCCTGCCGAAGCCGCGGAGGTGACCGCAGAGTAGCTTGCGACCCTCAGTTGCTCGCGAGATTGCTTCACCGGCCCACATGGGATGTTGCGAAATACCCGCTATCGGCAAACAGGCCTCAATCGGTATCAACGTCAGTTTCGGAGTCCCTGCAGCGCATTCATCGTGTTTTCATGAAAAATTGCGTTCCCCCTCTTCCGGAGATGGGTGATGGGGTCACAATGACGTGCAGCGGTGTCTGCTGTTGATGCGATTAGGAAATTACCTGTGTGTCGTAAGCGGGCAGCAGCCGTTGTCTTTCCACAAGACCCTACCCAAATCCTCTCTAGGCAAAAAAGATGATGTTTCGAATTCTTGGTGTTGCAATCTGTGCTTGTTGCTTGACTTTCGCTGGGTGCGATGAGTCGGCTGACAACGTGGGCGCTGATATCTCCAACGCAGCTGATTCCGCCGTTGAAGCGACCGGCGATGCAGTCGACGCCGCTGCTGAAAAGACAGGCGAAGCGGTCGATGCTGTCAAAGAGACCACCGCTGACGCAGCCGACGCTGTTAAAGACGCTGTCAGCGAGTAAGCTGACCGTTGATAAACGTTTAGAAAACGAGAACGCGGCGACCAAGCATTTGGACGCCGCGTTTTTTGTTTGCCGAGCCGGTCAATCGGTAAAGCGGTGGTGTTTCATTCGATTGTCGAATGATTTCCGCGCGGCGCAAGCGAAACGCGTGTGCCGACGGATGGCCTTAATTCTGGAACAGTGCTTCGGCGAAGGAGTCTGGATCAAAGGCCGCCATGTCGGTGAGGCCTTCCCCCAGTCCGACGAACTTCACGGGTAGTTGGAATTGCTCGTGGATCGGTAAGACGACGCCGCCTTTCGCCGAACCGTCGAGTTTGGCCAACACGATCCCAGTACAGCCGGCTGCGGCACTGAAGCCTTTGGCTTGGCTGATGGCATTCTGTCCTGCCGTGGCATCGAGGACCAGCAGCACCTCGTGCGGCGCACCCGGCAATCGTTTGTCGATCACTTTACGGATTTTCTGCAATTCCTGCATCAGGTTGCTTTGCGTCTGCAATCGGCCTGCGGTATCGATGATCACATAGTCTGAGCCGAGTTCGATTGCCTTGTCGACGCTTTGGTAGGCGATGCTGGCAGGGTCAACGCCGCTTTTCCCCGTGACGATCTCACAGCCAATCCGCCCCGCCCAAATGGTCAGCTGCTCGACTGCGGCAGCTCGAAATGTGTCGCCTGCGCCGAGCACGAGGCTGTGCCCGATGCTATTGAGATGATTGGCGAGTTTGCCGATCGACGTGGTCTTCCCGCTACCATTGACCCCAACGACTAAGACGACAGTGGGACCGGAATCCGATTTGGCGAGTCCGCCATGGTCCTGACGTAGCTGCTCGCGAACCTCATCGGTGATCGTGGCGATCACCTCCTCCAAATGCACGACCCGGCCACGATATTGCCGCGCCACTTCGTCTCGAATTTTATTGGCGGGGCCAGTCCCCATGTCCGTACGAATCAAACGGGCGAATAATTCATTTAGAAATTCTTCGTCGACGAGCCGACCTTCGCTCTTGAACAGGTCGCGAATATCGGTGCCCAGCACGCGGCGAGTTTTCTGCAGTCCGTTGGAGAACTTCGAGAACAGACGGCCTGTACCTGCGGGCTCCCCCGAAGGTGTCGCATCGTTGGATTCTGGTTGGCTCGGTGTTATCTTCGATCGCCAAAACGCCATCGGTATCGGTATCCTGAGAATGAAAATTGGTTGCGCGGGACAGCAAACCATATCAAACGCCCGGCATCTATTCGACGGGTGGTTAGCATAGGGCAGATTGGTTTGCCGAGTAGGCTTGTCTCCCCGAGACACGCCCCCAAGTCCCAGCGGTGCGAGTCTGAGTCTCGGAGAGATGCGGCTACTCTTCGTTACTAGGAGAACGGTCGGAGGATGGTGGGGAGTTGGCGATAGAGGAACCGAGGCATCATCGCGAGGTAACGATCGGAGACGGGATCGTGCTCGATGAAGATCAGCGTGTCGGTTCGAGCGGCCGCATCGCGGATTCGCTGCAGGATCTCGTCACGACGGGGGCCCATTTCATCACCGATCACCAGCAGTGGCATGCGGTCATACGTGGCGGCAGTTCCGACCCACCAATGTTTCGCATCGGCAGTCCGAACCTGGAGGCCCATGGGGGCGAGTGTTTTGGCAAGCATCTGACCGGCCGGTTGATTTGCGTACGGCAGTACCAATTGCCCAGGTGTGAGCCGCCGTTGACGGGCATCGTCCCAGTTGACGATGCAGGCAACTTGGTTCGCTTGGGCGGTCTGTCGCAGCAGTCCGGCGAGCGTAATCGCGGTGTCCAACTGCGGTCCCGACTGGCCACCTTCGAGGAGCGGCCATTGCTCGGCGAAAACCTCCAGCGGTGAGTTTGCGGCAGCTTTCATTGTCAACAAGCCATCTGCGCGGGCCGTCCAGTGGGCGAGCGCGGGCTCGGGGAGCTGGGGATCTATCCCTCGGGCAATCCGCAGACAGTCGGTCACGAGTGCTCGCAGATTGAGTTGTTCCCGCTCGTTCCACCGAGGATCGTTGGCGATCCGATCCACGAGCGTCTTTGCGGACTCCTGCTCAACGCCGAAATCGTCGGTGTTAACCACCGTTTTCAGTTTTGCTTGTGCTTCCGCGATCGTGAGCGTGAGCAATAATCTCGTTTTCTCCTGCTCGAACTCCATGCCAATCCCAGCGGCGATCGCATCCATTAAGTCGCCGATCGCTTTCCAGCCGGGCTGCGGATCGTCAACTTTTTGCAAAATCGGAATGCCAGCTAAATCGAGCGTGAACCAATCGACTTGGATGGGAACTTGAGTTAGCTCGCTGCAAACTAAAACGAAGCTGGTCAAGGGATAACCCGCCGTTTGAATTGCAACTTTAAATTTAAGAGCATTGTCAATGTTCACGTCTGGTGGCGGCGTGGCCAGCAGCATGGGGTCGAGCATCGCATCGGCGGCTTGATCAACGACGAGATCATCAGCGGGGGCGATCCCCGGCGTGACCGGTGGTGCATCGGGGGCATTGCCGGGCAAATCCAGCAGGTTAACGAAAGACGCAAGTTCAGGAGGCAGGTCCGTCAGAGGATCCGCGGCGGGTTCGTCAGACTGTTCTGGGACGACGCCGGGTGTTGCAGCAGGAGGGGTTGTGGGCGACCCGCCATCCTCACCACCGAGCACATCCATCGGCATGAGCTCCGCCGGAATCACTGAGCCTGGGGTGGGAGGGACGCTATCAGGAGGCGGCGAAATCGTGTCATTGGTGGTACCGGGATCCGCTTGCTCGGTTTCATCCCCGTCCGGTATTAACGGACTAGGCACATTCTGGGATGCGTCATCGGGCGTGTTGGACGAAGGCTCAGCGGCGGGAGTGTCTTCGAGTGGACGCGGTGGGTTTTCCAAGCCGTCGTTGGGTGCGGCAGCCGGGTTCTTAGCGACGGTCGATTGGGAAGCGGAGTCACTGAGTGACCACATCACTAAGATCGCCACCAGTAGTAAACCTCCGGCGATCGCGATGCCCGTGAAAATTTGCCGACGAAATCTTTGAGTGGATTCAGTCGCCCAGTTCGCATTGTCTTGCCAGTCTGTCGAGTCTCCCTGCTGTTCTGCAGGAATCGTCGCCGTCGTAGCATTCTGTTCAAGTGCAGAGTGTGGTTCTTCTGTCGAGAATCCACCATTGGAAAGCCTTAAGCGTTCAGGCAGTCCAAGTCCTTCGCTATCGAGCAGGTCGCTGTGCGTAATCTCCTGGCTGTCAACGGGATCGTTGCCGACGACCATTGGCGGGCGAGGGGGTGCCGAAGAGGAATCTTGTGAGGCAGGCTCGCTCGGTGGCTGCGCAGGCGACTGCCCCGTGGCGTCTGCGTCTAGGGCTGGTTGAGGCGACTGTGCCGATGCTGGATCCGGTGCATCGATTTGCACCATCGACCCGCATCGAGGGCAGGCCACGATGGTGCCAATCAAAGCTTCGTCGGTCACCCGCAGGCGACCATGACAACTGACGCACCGAACGGCAAAAGGAACAGCCAAGAGTTATTTACCGCCCGCTTCGGTAATCATGCTAGACACTTCGTTCAGGACGAGTGAGGCGGGCAACGCGTAGCTAACAACACGGCCGGCGCGAGCAATGTTGATTCCGATCACCTGTCCCTCGGTGTTGAGCACCGGGCCCCCACACTGCTCGGGATTGAGCACGGTATCGTGTTGGAGGGCACGCTCGAATCCAGACAGCCGAACATTCCGTGCACCGTTCACTCGAGCGTCATTCTCCGATTCCTGCATCACGGAAAACTCACTCAACTGCGCTGGAATGTCGACGGTGCTGCCGTCGCGTTCGATGGTTAACTGCACGACTTCGCCAGGAAACATGCTGTTGAGTGTCGATACGACGATGTCCACGTTGCTCTGGGTCTGCCCATCGATTGCAATGATTCGATCGCCCATTTCCAAACCAGCTTCATCGGCACCGCTATGGGGAATGATGCTGCGAACGCGTGCTCCGGCTTGCTCAATTTTTTCCAACTTGATTCCCAACCGCCCCATGTGTCCAACTTTGCGAGGGGCCGCGCCGACGACACCGATGCCGACGACCCGTCCCGAGCGGTCTGGACTGATGATAAAACTGCCGATCTGGGGCACCTCCGAAGCAAACTCGACCGCACGGAGGGATTGGCTGACTGTCGACGCATCGGCTTGGACGACCAGCAACGCCAGATCGCTGGCCCGGCGGACCGCTGCTACGCGAGCAGGGAGGAGTTGGTTGTCTGCCAGGCGGATGCGAATCGGATCGCCTGATAGTTCACTGCGTTTCGTCAGGACGTACACATCCTGTATTTCAGCGGTATCCGCCGAGCCAGTGAGTGACGTCCGCGTGGGACTGGATGTGATCAGTGCTGTCGTGGCCGCATGGGGCTGACTGACGACGGTTCCCAAGGCGACCGGCCGCCCGCTACTGATGACTTCGACGACGCTCCCCTTGAGCTCACCCGCGATGGGTTGGAGGAGCTGCATCATGGCATTGCTGTCGCGCCGGTGGACCACCCGGTCAACCAATCGCTGCTGCAACCATTCCGGGATCGGTGAGGCGTCTTGAGCGAACGTGGGCGCGGCTAACCCGGCGGTGGCGCACAATAACAGCGCACAGCCAAGCAGCCTGGAGCCCCCAACGGTACTCAAGGGAGGATGGTTAAGAGGATTCATTGGCCCTTCCGATTTCGACAACAACTTGAACGAGACTGCCCGCACGGCGTAACCAAACCTTGATGCGTTCGCCGGGCATCGTATCGGCGACCGCATTTTTGAGTGACTCGAAGTCGGTGATAGGCACGTCACCGAAACGCTCGACCACGTCTCCCTTCTCAATCCCCGCGGCGGCGGCGGGGGAGCCTGGATAGACGATTTTGACATTGGCTTCCTCGGCGCCGTTGCCCTTGACGCCCAGGACGGGTTTGAACCCCGGGAGGAACCCCCATGATTCACCCTGGCTCATCCGATCCCATGATTTATCAAAGTGGTCGACAGGCACATGCAAGTTATCGGCGACGTCATTACCGATCCGACTGTGGATGGCAATCAATCGGCCGGCGAGATCAAATAGCGGCCCGCCTGAATCGCCACCGATCAGCGCACAATCGGTATCGAGGGAATCTTCTCGTACGTCGAGTATTCGGCCTACTCGCGTCACCATGCCGCGCTCGCGGTCATATCCGCCGGGGTGACCGGTGGCGATACACCACATGCCGGTACGCAGGTCTTTGCTGTTTCCCAACGTCGCGTAGGGCCAGGGCTTGCCACCATTTTGGCCTGGATTGATTTTGATCAGCCCGGCGTCGACGTGCCGATCCATGCCCCGAGTGGTGGCCGTGACGGTGCGTCCATCGGCCAGCGTCAAGACAGCTGCTTTACCGGGCCGCATGGCCACGTGGGCGGCGGTCATTACAAAACCGCTGCCGGTCACGATCACGCCACACCCCTGCGCGGGACCGATCTGCACGCTTACGGTACATTCGTCAGCCCGTGCGGCCACCTGCTGGGTTTGGCGTTGAAGCACACGAAGCATCTCGAGAGATTCGGGTACCCCACCCTGTTCGAGCAGGTCGTGTAGGCTCGCCGGTGGCTCGACCCAAGTGTTGCCGTTGACGTTTTCGCGATGGGGCTGCTGGTTCGACGAACCCCGGTCAGCGGCGTGACGTGGATCCTGGGCGTTCACAGGTGCCGCCACCGATAGCATGACCGCGGTCATAGCGGTCGCTTGGATGATCCCGTAAATCCGCGGCGGGACGCGCACCTCGATTTTGGACGTTTTTAATTTCAATCTGCCAGCCCCATCGCAAAAAACCACGGATTCGACACCTCGTGCACCCACGCTCTCATAGAGGAGTCCACACAGCGGCTCCATCATTGTACCCTCTGCATCCCACATCGCCCACCTTTTTGGGGCAAGTTGAACTTAGAAACGGGCCCCTTCTGCCATGACAAAGACCACAATCCATTCAGCTTGCCGCCCACCGAGTCTCTTGATCGTTGGTTGCGGCTATCTCGGCGTGCGAGTTGGCCGAAGCGCGGTATCACGCGGTTGGTCCGTTATCGGAACCACGCGAAACCGCGTTGACTCACTTGCTCAGCACGAAATTCAACCCCTGCGGTTTGATTGGAACGATACGCGCGACCTCGCTGCGATCGAGCAGGCCATTGACGATCGCCACGTCGATCGCATCCTCATCTCGGTTAGCTACGATCGGAACAGCCGAGTGGGTCGTTTCGATTCCCAGGTAGGAGGTTTGGTGCGCCTGCTGCGGCAGGTAGGTGCGGCATCCGAGCGACTGGGTCGACGCGTTCCTGATATTTGTTACATCAGCACCACGGGTGTGTACCACCAAACCGGCGGCACGTGGGTCGACGAACACGCCACGACCCATCCGACGCGCGAGGGCGGACGGGCACACCTGCAGGCGGAAGCGAAATTACGCAGCGTTTTAGGGAGTTCTCCATGGACTATCCTGCGGCTCTCGGGCATTTACGGGCCCGCGCGCGTGCCACGAGCTGCCGACGTCCGGGCGGGCCGGCCGATTGCCTCGCCGCCGGATGGACACTTGAACCTCATCCACGTGGATGATGCCGCCACTGCCGCCATCGCGGCCATGTCGTGGGCAGAGTCCGGCGATTCCGATTGTCAAGACCGCGAGCGAATATATGTGGTCAGCGATGATCGACCCGTGGTACGACGCCAATTCTATGAGGAAATCGCGAGACAAACCCGTTCTGCTGAGCCCACATTCGTCTCCCCTACAGAAAATTCGCCCGTGCAATTTCGCAGCGAAACCGACAAACGCATTTGGAATCGACGATGCAGGCGAGATCTGCTACCTCAACTGCGTTTCCCCACCTATGTCGAAGGTTTGCGAGCGATTCTATAGCTGGGTGCCGGGAGGCCCCGGGCGGCGTCCTCAGGCGCTTGTGAAGCACTGGGCAACACCACCAGCCCGGCCGCTGACGCGTCTGGGCCTATTAAACCAGCAGCAGTTCGCAAGTGGCGTTAGCGTTGTTTCTCACGCTCGGCTTGGCGGGCGGGGAAGTCGACGGTAACCACTTTCTGATTGGGCTCGTCCCAGGCGTACTCTTGGTAATAGGGGAGCATCGGTAGGTGAATGCCGTCGGGTTTGCCCGGCTTAATGATCTCCGACATCAGTGTGGCGTGGTCGAGCGGTCGAGGGTCTTGGATGCTCTGGGCATTGCGGAGCTGGATTGTTTTCTCTACCGACATTCCGCCCAGTTTTCCGACGGTGGTACGGTAGGCACCCGCGCTAGCCGACAATGGATTATTCGCTTCCACCTGGGTGCTGGCGAGGACACCGCCATCGGCGAGGGCGGTCTTGAGATCGAGCACGTGTTGGGTCGTTTTGCCCACGGTTTCTCGGGGCGTGGCTTCCTCTGCGGTGGTCCCGGCGGTCGTTGATTCGTTGTTTTCTGCGGGGGGAGCCGACGGCATGCACCCGCCGATGGTGGCGAGCAGCCCCACCAAGGCAGTCGTTAGAAAAGTGTTCTTCATCCGTCGGTCTCCAGTTTTCGGCCGTTGTTGAATTCCAATCCTGCCGATCAAGATAGCAGATCGGCTCACCGCACAAGGCAAATTGGGCTTGGGGGCGGGTGGATGTTTTTGGTAGTCGATACGGTTCTCGCAAGTTTTTTCTCGTACATCCTCTATCCCTCCGAGTCGGAACCTCCCCATGGCGTCTGAAAAACGTTTTGCCGATCGTTTCGGTTCCCCTTCTATGACGACC comes from Allorhodopirellula heiligendammensis and encodes:
- the ftsY gene encoding signal recognition particle-docking protein FtsY, which gives rise to MAFWRSKITPSQPESNDATPSGEPAGTGRLFSKFSNGLQKTRRVLGTDIRDLFKSEGRLVDEEFLNELFARLIRTDMGTGPANKIRDEVARQYRGRVVHLEEVIATITDEVREQLRQDHGGLAKSDSGPTVVLVVGVNGSGKTTSIGKLANHLNSIGHSLVLGAGDTFRAAAVEQLTIWAGRIGCEIVTGKSGVDPASIAYQSVDKAIELGSDYVIIDTAGRLQTQSNLMQELQKIRKVIDKRLPGAPHEVLLVLDATAGQNAISQAKGFSAAAGCTGIVLAKLDGSAKGGVVLPIHEQFQLPVKFVGLGEGLTDMAAFDPDSFAEALFQN
- a CDS encoding PDZ domain-containing protein, with protein sequence MNPLNHPPLSTVGGSRLLGCALLLCATAGLAAPTFAQDASPIPEWLQQRLVDRVVHRRDSNAMMQLLQPIAGELKGSVVEVISSGRPVALGTVVSQPHAATTALITSSPTRTSLTGSADTAEIQDVYVLTKRSELSGDPIRIRLADNQLLPARVAAVRRASDLALLVVQADASTVSQSLRAVEFASEVPQIGSFIISPDRSGRVVGIGVVGAAPRKVGHMGRLGIKLEKIEQAGARVRSIIPHSGADEAGLEMGDRIIAIDGQTQSNVDIVVSTLNSMFPGEVVQLTIERDGSTVDIPAQLSEFSVMQESENDARVNGARNVRLSGFERALQHDTVLNPEQCGGPVLNTEGQVIGINIARAGRVVSYALPASLVLNEVSSMITEAGGK
- a CDS encoding S1C family serine protease gives rise to the protein MKLKTSKIEVRVPPRIYGIIQATAMTAVMLSVAAPVNAQDPRHAADRGSSNQQPHRENVNGNTWVEPPASLHDLLEQGGVPESLEMLRVLQRQTQQVAARADECTVSVQIGPAQGCGVIVTGSGFVMTAAHVAMRPGKAAVLTLADGRTVTATTRGMDRHVDAGLIKINPGQNGGKPWPYATLGNSKDLRTGMWCIATGHPGGYDRERGMVTRVGRILDVREDSLDTDCALIGGDSGGPLFDLAGRLIAIHSRIGNDVADNLHVPVDHFDKSWDRMSQGESWGFLPGFKPVLGVKGNGAEEANVKIVYPGSPAAAAGIEKGDVVERFGDVPITDFESLKNAVADTMPGERIKVWLRRAGSLVQVVVEIGRANESS
- a CDS encoding NAD-dependent epimerase/dehydratase family protein, with product MTKTTIHSACRPPSLLIVGCGYLGVRVGRSAVSRGWSVIGTTRNRVDSLAQHEIQPLRFDWNDTRDLAAIEQAIDDRHVDRILISVSYDRNSRVGRFDSQVGGLVRLLRQVGAASERLGRRVPDICYISTTGVYHQTGGTWVDEHATTHPTREGGRAHLQAEAKLRSVLGSSPWTILRLSGIYGPARVPRAADVRAGRPIASPPDGHLNLIHVDDAATAAIAAMSWAESGDSDCQDRERIYVVSDDRPVVRRQFYEEIARQTRSAEPTFVSPTENSPVQFRSETDKRIWNRRCRRDLLPQLRFPTYVEGLRAIL